A single genomic interval of Aedes aegypti strain LVP_AGWG chromosome 1, AaegL5.0 Primary Assembly, whole genome shotgun sequence harbors:
- the LOC5574647 gene encoding von Willebrand factor A domain-containing protein 8, whose product MLPRNVQTVRRLNVLKRILTNGPSNNGSGSPTVWFRHSSTGATIRIDDVEKEIQPPKQPELVPNGYVKVAETGEAQLSQTRLHHLRWMLQKDNLGQDMILLGRPGSLRRNLIMQYSELTRREVEYILLNRDTTESDLKQRREILDGTATYYNQSAVRAATEGRILVIEGVEKTERNVLPILNNLLENREMHLEDGRFLISAKNYDSLLERFNRDQLDKWGLVRVSEDFRVIALGLPVPKYRGSPLDPPLRSRFQARDVSDLPYLDILTECKILSGDKSPEVLTKLTSFGFSVLSSASTLPDFPIDNLRYAGMLINNNPLLTEHSLLSRLYPYSVFLEKEGVGLTKSLMDSLKITPDQTASTEITSVEPLDESTLSVNLKVNAKPVSFPIQRGKSDVENLPTTYKKTYYQQNLLADLIQSIAVGDVCLIGPKGCGKSILANELCRLLNQQVETMVLYQDMTARDLIQKRTTKLNGDTVWQDSPLLLAALSGHVIALDGIHRLHHSTLAILHRLVHDREMQLYDGRRLMRHDRFDRLLQTGLTKEELNARGILRIDPAFRIIAMAEPHQKTGTNWITAETLNLFLFHEVRGLSKDEELNVVNSLYGPLDNTMHQILRVAHYLRSSGDTTMQNLASNLSTRQLLRIARRLHEYGEHLSDRSAYSILHNTFLSKFMPNVPRSVLENALRSCEVAPGKEHRAEDITISTDNGTLRIGNTQVPIYQTEAISKVPDIVFYNVPQHVKLMERLLQDFTLGEHLLLVGNQGVGKNKIADRLLQLMNRPREYIQLHRDTTVQSLTLQASIRDGKIIYEDSPLVKAVKNGHVLVVDEADKAPIHVTCILKTLVENGEMMLSDGRKICPPPRGTPPPNDKLIYTHPDFRMVVLANRPGFPFLGNDFFAALGDLFSCHAVDNPSPNSEIYLLKQYGPDVPEATIRQLVDAFSELRDMADSGILNYPYSTREVVNIVKHLQKFPTDDMAELIGNVLDYDRHTPETLDQVTNVLLKHGLAIAPYAKNELAALRKQREIQMTIKSKSGKDVSGPKHGKVDPNNDPHVGGNTWAGGTGGRDTAGLGGKGGPYRLDAGHKVHQLSDAEKDDIPEHVKLAAREMNRKAFEEKLNEIQMSHYDHKVYMEFAGPVQKQVQQLRVILQALQAKSKERQWQKHQTSGEMDDTKLVEGITGEKNIYKKRVEQDPEPGQPQEKPKRLKLVVDVSGSMYRFNGYDGRLDRQLEAVVMVMEAFDGFETKIKYDIVGHSGEAVEIPFINVNNPPKDDKRRLETIKMMHAHSQFCWSGDHTLPATRNAVDSLAKEDCDEAIVVVLSDANLSRYGISPRNLNDLLQKQSPKVQAYVIFIGSLGDEAQLIAENMTTGKSFVCMNLEQLPQILKQIFAASVLQ is encoded by the exons ATGCTTCCGCGGAACGTCCAAACGGTTCGGCGGCTAAACGTGCTGAAGCGAATCCTCACGAATGGACCATCGAACAACGGAAGCGGAAGTCCAACGGTATGGTTCCGGCATAGTTCCACGGGGGCCACCATTCGGATCGATGACGTCGAGAAGGAGATCCAACCACCGAAGCAGCCGGAACTGGTCCCGAATGGATACG TGAAAGTCGCTGAAACTGGTGAAGCGCAGCTATCGCAGACTCGGCTACATCACCTCAGGTGGATGCTGCAGAAGGACAACCTGGGTCAGGACATGATCTTGCTGGGCAGGCCCGGCAGTCTACGGAGGAATCTGATCATGCAGTACTCGGAGCTGACCCGGAGGGAGGTCGAGTACATTCTGCTGAACCGCGATACGACCGAGAGTGACCTGAAGCAGCGGCGGGAGATTCTGGACGGTACGGCTACGTATTACAACCAGAGTGCGGTGAGGGCAGCTACCGAAGGCCGGATCCTGGTGATCGAGGGCGTGGAGAAAACGGAGCGGAATGTTCTGCCCATTCTGAACAATCTGCTGGAGAACCGGGAGATGCATCTGGAGGATGGGCGGTTCTTGATTTCCGCCAAGAACTACGATAGTTTGCTGGAG CGCTTCAACAGAGATCAACTGGACAAGTGGGGCCTGGTGAGAGTTTCCGAAGACTTCCGAGTGATTGCTTTGGGGTTGCCGGTGCCGAAGTATCGAGGATCGCCGCTTGATCCACCTCTCCGATCGCGGTTCCAAGCGCGGGATGTCAGCGATCTGCCTTACCTG GACATCCTCACCGAGTGCAAGATTTTGTCCGGTGACAAGAGTCCCGAAGTTCTCACGAAACTTACCTCATTCGGATTCAGCGTTCTTTCCTCGGCATCAACGCTGCCGGACTTCCCAATCGACAACCTTCGCTACGCCGGAATGCTGATCAATAACAACCCTCTACTGACCGAGCACAGTCTCCTAAGTCGACTCTACCCATACTCCGTATTTTTGGAGAAGGAAGGAGTTGGTCTTACCAAGTCTCTCATGGATTCGCTGAAGATAACTCCCGATCAAACGGCCTCCACGGAAATTACCAGCGTGGAGCCGCTGGACGAATCCACACTCTCCGTGAACTTGAAGGTCAACGCCAAACCAGTGAGCTTCCCCATTCAACGTGGCAAGTCTGACGTGGAAAACCTGCCCACCACCTACAAGAAGACCTACTACCAGCAAAACCTCCTAGCGGACCTCATCCAATCCATAGCCGTCGGCGACGTCTGCCTGATCGGTCCCAAAGGCTGCGGCAAGTCGATCTTGGCGAACGAACTCTGCCGGCTGCTCAACCAACAAGTGGAAACGATGGTCCTCTACCAGGACATGACGGCCCGAGACCTCATCCAAAAGCGCACAACCAAACTCAACGGGGACACCGTTTGGCAGGACTCGCCTCTACTGCTAGCGGCCTTAAGCGGTCACGTGATAGCTCTCGATGGTATCCATCGACTGCATCACAGCACCCTAGCGATCTTGCACCGGCTGGTTCACGATCGCGAGATGCAGCTGTACGACGGAAGACGCCTGATGCGCCACGACCGGTTCGACCGCCTGCTGCAGACAGGCCTTACGAAAGAAGAACTCAACGCACGGGGAATCCTTCGCATCGATCCGGCATTCCGAATCATTGCCATGGCAGAGCCACATCAAAAGACCGGAACCAACTGGATCACCGCAGAAACCTTGAACCTCTTCTTATTCCACGAAGTACGCGGTCTCAGCAAAGATGAAGAGCTCAACGTGGTCAACTCCCTCTACGGCCCGCTGGACAACACCATGCACCAGATTCTACGCGTGGCGCATTACCTACGATCTTCCGGCGACACTACCATGCAGAATCTAGCTAGCAATCTGTCAACTCGTCAGCTCCTTCGAATAGCCCGTAGACTCCACGAATACGGTGAACACCTTTCGGACCGTTCCGCCTACAGCATTCTCCACAACACATTCCTGTCGAAGTTCATGCCAAATGTGCCAAGAAGCGTGCTGGAGAACGCCCTGCGCTCATGCGAAGTCGCTCCTGGCAAAGAGCACCGCGCCGAGGACATCACCATCTCCACCGATAACGGCACACTCCGCATCGGCAATACCCAAGTCCCGATCTACCAAACCGAAGCCATCAGCAAGGTTCCGGACATCGTGTTCTACAACGTTCCGCAGCACGTCAAACTCATGGAACGCCTGCTGCAGGACTTCACCCTCGGCGAACATCTCCTTCTGGTCGGCAATCAAGGCGTCGGAAAGAACAAGATCGCCGACCGTCTCCTGCAGCTCATGAACCGACCCCGAGAGTACATCCAACTGCACCGCGACACCACCGTGCAATCCCTTACCCTGCAAGCGAGCATCCGCGACGGCAAGATCATTTATGAGGACTCTCCACTGGTCAAGGCCGTCAAAAACGGGCACGTTCTCGTCGTAGACGAAGCCGACAAAGCTCCGATCCACGTCACCTGCATCCTCAAAACCCTAGTCGAAAACGGCGAGATGATGCTATCCGACGGGCGCAAGATCTGTCCACCTCCAAGAGGTACCCCTCCACCCAACGACAAACTGATCTACACCCATCCCGACTTCCGGATGGTAGTGCTTGCCAATCGTCCGGGCTTCCCCTTCCTCGGAAACGACTTCTTCGCGGCGCTCGGCGACCTCTTCTCCTGCCACGCCGTCGACAACCCCTCACCCAACTCGGAAATCTACCTGCTCAAGCAGTACGGCCCGGACGTCCCCGAGGCAACCATCCGTCAACTGGTGGACGCCTTCTCCGAGCTGCGCGACATGGCCGACAGCGGAATTCTCAACTATCCGTACTCCACGCGCGAAGTGGTCAACATCGTCAAGCACCTGCAGAAGTTCCCCACGGACGACATGGCCGAGCTGATCGGAAACGTACTGGACTACGATCGGCACACGCCGGAAACGCTCGATCAGGTCACGAACGTACTGCTCAAGCACGGACTGGCGATCGCTCCGTACGCGAAGAACGAACTGGCTGCACTCCGGAAGCAGAGGGAGATTCAGATGACGATCAAAAGCAAAAGCGGGAAGGACGTCTCCGGACCTAAGCATGGAAAGGTAGACCCGAACAACGATCCCCACGTGGGAGGAAACACCTGGGCCGGAGGCACCGGAGGTCGCGACACGGCCGGTTTGGGTGGAAAAGGAGGTCCCTATCGGTTGGATGCCGGCCACAAGGTGCACCAGCTATCCGATGCAGAAAAAGACGACATCCCAGAGCACGTCAAACTGGCAGCTAGGGAGATGAACCGCAAAGCATTCGAAGAGAAGCTGAACGAGATCCAGATGAGTCATTATGATCACAAGGTGTATATGGAGTTTGCCGGACCGGTGCAGAAGCAAGTACAGCAGCTCCGGGTAATTCTGCAAGCGCTGCAAGCGAAGAGCAAGGAGCGACAATGGCAGAAGCATCAAACCTCCGGGGAGATGGACGATACGAAACTGGTGGAAGGCATTACGGGTGAGAAGAACATCTACAAGAAGCGCGTCGAGCAGGATCCGGAACCGGGACAGCCCCAGGAGAAACCCAAGCGGCTGAAGCTGGTGGTGGACGTATCCGGATCGATGTATCGCTTCAACGGGTACGACGGTCGCTTGGACCGTCAACTGGAAGCGGTCGTAATGGTGATGGAGGCCTTCGACGGCTTCGAAACGAAGATCAAGTACGACATCGTGGGTCACAGCGGCGAAGCCGTGGAGATTCCGTTCATCAACGTGAACAACCCACCGAAGGACGACAAGCGTCGGCTGGAGACGATCAAGATGATGCACGCGCACTCGCAGTTCTGCTGGAGCGGCGATCACACGCTGCCGGCCACTCGCAATGCCGTGGACTCGCTGGCCAAGGAGGACTGCGACGAGGCGATCGTGGTGGTGCTGAGCGATGCCAACCTCTCGCGGTACGGCATTTCGCCGAGGAACCTGAACGATCTGCTGCAGAAGCAGTCGCCGAAGGTGCAGGCGTACGTGATCTTCATCGGCAGCCTGGGCGATGAGGCGCAACT AATCGCCGAAAACATGACGACCGGGAAGAGCTTCGTGTGCATGAACCTCGAACAGCTGCCTCAGATCTTGAAACAGATCTTCGCTGCCTCCGTACTACAGTAG
- the LOC5574648 gene encoding elongation factor 1-gamma, with amino-acid sequence MAGTLYTYPENFRAYKALIAAQFSGAKVTVASDFVFGQTNKSEAFLKKFPLGKVPAFETADGKFLTESNAIAYYVANEQLRGKTALEKAEVLSFLSLADNELLPAVHAWVFPMIGIIQFQKNNVERAKQDLKAALGALNARLLHQTFLVGERLTLADIVVFATLLSAYENVLDPSFRAPFGSVTRWFTTVLNQPQVKAVVKNFSLCAKVAEFDAKKFAEFQAKTGGAAQQKEQKEKKEKKEAKPAPAKKEKKEAEPAEEMDAAEMALAEEPKSKDPFDSLPKGTFNFDDFKRCYSNEDEAKSIPYFWEKFDPENYSIWYGEYKYPEELTKVFMSCNLITGMFQRLDKMRKQAFASVCLFGEDNNSTISGVWVWRGQELAFTLSPDWQVDYEVYDWKKLDAKSDETKELVKQYFSWSGADKGGRKFNQGKIFK; translated from the exons ATGGCCGGT ACTCTGTACACTTATCCGGAAAATTTCCGTGCCTACAAGGCACTGATTGCGGCCCAGTTCTCCGGAGCTAAGGTTACCGTTGCGTCCGATTTCGTCTTCGGTCAGACCAACAAGAGCGAGGCCTTCCTCAAGAAGTTCCCCCTCGGAAAG GTCCCCGCTTTCGAGACTGCCGATGGCAAGTTCCTGACCGAGAGCAATGCCATCGCGTACTACGTCGCGAATGAGCAGCTGCGTGGCAAGACCGCCCTCGAGAAGGCCGAAGTGCTCTCATTCCTGTCCCTGGCCGACAATGAACTGCTGCCGGCCGTGCACGCCTGGGTCTTTCCCATGATCGGAATCATCCAGTTCCAGAAGAACAACGTCGAGCGTGCCAAGCAGGACCTGAAGGCCGCCCTGGGAGCCCTGAATGCCCGTTTGTTGCACCAGACGTTCCTGGTTGGCGAACGGCTAACGCTGGCCGACATCGTCGTCTTTGCCACTCTGCTGAGCGCCTACGAGAACGTCCTGGATCCATCGTTCCGTGCTCCGTTCGGAAGCGTCACCCGTTGGTTCACAACGGTCCTGAACCAGCCGCAGGTTAAGGCCGTCGTGAAGAACTTCTCGCTGTGCGCCAAGGTGGCCGAATTCGACGCCAAGAAGTTCGCCGAATTCCAAGCCAAGACCGGAGGAGCAGCCCAGCAGAAGGAACAAAAGgaaaagaaggagaagaaggagGCCAAGCCGGCCCCGgccaagaaggagaagaaggaaGCCGAACCAGCTGAGGAGATGGATGCCGCCGAAATGGCTCTGGCCGAAGAACCCAAGTCAAAGGATCCCTTCGATTCCCTGCCAAAGGGTACGTTCAACTTTGACGACTTCAAGCGCTGCTATTCGAACGAGGATGAAGCCAAGTCCATTCCTTACTTCTGGGAGAAGTTCGACCCGGAAAACTACTCCATCTGGTACGGAGAGTACAAATACCCCGAGGAGCTGACCAAGGTGTTCATGAGCTGCAATCTGATCACCGGAATGTTCCAGCGATTGGATAAGATGCGCAAGCAGGCCTTCGCTTCCGTGTGCCTCTTCGGCGAGGACAACAACAGCACAATTTCCGGCGTTTGGGTCTGGCGCGGTCAGGAACTGGCCTTCACCCTGTCGCCCGACTGGCAGGTCGATTACGAAGTGTACGACTGGAAGAAGCTGGATGCCAAGTCCGACGAAACCAAGGAACTGGTCAAGCAGTACTTCAGCTGGTCCGGTGCCGATAAGGGAGGCCGCAAGTTCAACCAGGGCAAGATCTTCAAGTAA